From the genome of Vicia villosa cultivar HV-30 ecotype Madison, WI unplaced genomic scaffold, Vvil1.0 ctg.003297F_1_1, whole genome shotgun sequence, one region includes:
- the LOC131640756 gene encoding ribonucleoside-diphosphate reductase small chain-like, whose translation MPSIPEEPLLAPNPDRFCMFPIQYPKIWEMYKKAEASFWTAEEVDLSQDLHHWKSLTDGERHFISHILAFFAASDGIVLENLAGRFMKDVQVSEARAFYGFQIAIENIHSEMYSLLIETYIKDNTEKNRLFHAIDTIPCIAKKAEWALKWIESSDSFAERIIAFACVEGIFFSGSFCAIFWLKKRGLMPGLTFSNELISRDEGLHCDFACLIYSLLRNKLSEERVKMIVRDAVEIEKEFICDALPCALVGMNGELMSKYIEFVADRLLCEVGCGKIYNAENPFDWMELISLQGKTNFFEKRVGEYQKASVMNSLTGNGAAQHVFNMDEDF comes from the coding sequence ATGCCTTCTATTCCAGAAGAACCACTTCTCGCTCCAAACCCAGATCGCTTCTGCATGTTCCCAATCCAATACCCTAAAATCTGGGAAATGTACAAAAAAGCTGAAGCTTCTTTCTGGACTGCAGAAGAGGTCGATCTCTCCCAAGATCTTCACCACTGGAAATCCCTAACCGACGGTGAACGCCACTTCATCTCACACATTCTTGCCTTCTTTGCCGCCTCCGACGGTATTGTCTTGGAGAATCTCGCCGGAAGATTCATGAAAGATGTTCAAGTTTCAGAAGCGCGTGCCTTCTACGGTTTCCAGATCGCAATTGAGAATATCCACTCTGAGATGTATAGTCTCCTTATCGAAACGTATATCAAGGATAACACCGAGAAGAATCGTTTGTTTCACGCCATTGATACAATCCCATGCATCGCTAAGAAAGCAGAATGGGCGTTGAAATGGATCGAATCGTCTGATTCATTCGCGGAAAGAATTATAGCTTTCGCTTGTGTGGAAGGTATATTTTTCTCTGGAAGTTTTTGTGCAATTTTCTGGCTCAAAAAACGCGGTTTAATGCCGGGATTAACTTTTTCAAATGAGCTTATTTCGCGCGACGAAGGTCTTCACTGTGATTTTGCTTGTTTGATTTATTCACTTTTGAGGAACAAACTGAGCGAGGAGCGTGTGAAGATGATTGTGCGGGATGCTGTTGAGATTGAAAAAGAGTTTATCTGTGATGCGCTTCCTTGTGCTTTGGTTGGAATGAATGGGGAGCTCATGAGTAAGTATATTGAGTTTGTTGCTGATAGGTTGTTGTGTGAAGTTGGGTGTGGGAAAATTTATAATGCTGAGAATCCGTTTGATTGGATGGAGTTGATTTCGCTTCAAGGGAAGACTAACTTTTTTGAGAAGCGCGTTGGAGAGTATCAGAAAGCGTCTGTTATGAATAGCTTGACTGGGAATGGGGCTGCTCAACATGTTTTCAACATGGATGAAGATTTTTAG